One Pleurocapsa sp. PCC 7327 DNA segment encodes these proteins:
- a CDS encoding urease accessory protein UreF, with the protein MLDDSTLLSLLQLVSPALPVGAYSYSEGLEALVDRGVINSKETLQDWIRQQLQYGSIRIEAAVMLRTYQSFRGEDLKAIAKWNAWLSAARETEELRQQSWQMGRSLLKLLIELQPQLQSIAGAIDSPCNYAVAFGIAAACWQIDPQVTIIGYLQSWAANLISAGVKLIPLGQTAGQQILLNLRDLIIRATQEILCLKDEELSSCSWGLALASMAHQTQYTRLFRS; encoded by the coding sequence CCACACTTTTATCTTTATTACAACTCGTCAGTCCTGCATTACCCGTAGGAGCTTATAGTTATTCTGAAGGACTGGAAGCGTTAGTCGATCGCGGCGTTATTAATAGCAAAGAAACCCTACAAGATTGGATAAGGCAACAATTGCAATACGGATCGATTCGCATAGAAGCGGCAGTGATGCTGCGAACCTATCAAAGCTTTCGCGGTGAGGATTTAAAAGCAATTGCGAAGTGGAATGCTTGGCTGTCTGCCGCTAGAGAAACCGAAGAATTGCGACAGCAGAGTTGGCAAATGGGGAGATCGCTGCTGAAACTATTAATTGAGCTACAACCTCAACTCCAGTCAATTGCTGGTGCGATCGATTCTCCCTGTAACTATGCAGTTGCCTTTGGCATTGCTGCTGCCTGCTGGCAAATCGATCCCCAAGTAACAATTATCGGTTATTTACAGAGTTGGGCAGCGAATTTAATCAGTGCAGGAGTCAAATTAATTCCTCTCGGTCAAACAGCAGGTCAACAGATTCTCCTCAATCTGCGCGACCTGATAATTCGGGCAACCCAGGAGATTTTATGCTTAAAAGATGAAGAGTTAAGCAGTTGCAGTTGGGGATTAGCCCTTGCTAGTATGGCCCATCAGACACAGTATACGCGATTATTTCGCAGTTAA
- a CDS encoding cyanoexosortase A system-associated protein yields the protein MIAFRWQPIRIVAIALTLGGVVGVLAKAILFPHAENERQLGTFDFPATVPIPQWQLVSAKPLTATKPSQSDFGKRYQYSQNQKRVELEARYEHYTDGNIGRLLVVYTPIEPATVVPTVKYREDIGYYSLFEYKEKAYLSACLNPVGQSTVTEQQFVQNKYSYGWSPQRTIGWILGHDDLLDGRCLWTLLSTPSASNSGSTSQEAYQNLETVWFSWHRWWKSKLKR from the coding sequence ATGATAGCATTCCGATGGCAGCCCATAAGAATTGTCGCGATCGCTTTAACCCTGGGTGGCGTAGTCGGCGTACTCGCAAAGGCAATTTTATTCCCCCATGCGGAGAACGAGCGTCAGTTAGGTACCTTTGACTTTCCCGCTACAGTTCCCATACCGCAATGGCAACTGGTTAGTGCCAAACCACTAACGGCAACTAAACCGTCACAATCCGATTTCGGCAAACGGTATCAATACAGTCAAAATCAAAAGCGCGTGGAGCTCGAGGCGCGTTACGAGCACTATACAGATGGCAATATCGGTCGTCTGCTAGTCGTTTACACGCCAATCGAACCCGCAACCGTCGTGCCGACCGTCAAATATCGAGAAGATATCGGCTATTATAGTCTGTTCGAGTACAAGGAAAAAGCCTATCTCAGCGCCTGTCTCAATCCTGTGGGTCAAAGTACGGTCACCGAACAACAATTCGTTCAAAATAAATATAGCTACGGTTGGAGTCCCCAACGGACGATTGGGTGGATTTTAGGTCACGACGATCTGTTGGACGGGCGCTGTTTGTGGACGCTGTTATCTACTCCGAGTGCCTCAAATTCTGGTTCGACTTCCCAAGAAGCTTATCAAAATCTAGAAACTGTCTGGTTTAGCTGGCATAGATGGTGGAAATCGAAGCTGAAACGGTGA
- the crtA gene encoding cyanoexosortase A, whose amino-acid sequence MNWLKTILQPNYWLLSLAAALVALHLTYLSKADEPNLMSLSLLFWLGIASSIWDRRDKLNLESGIFSTFLGISLIALILLRSLAPAGYHIRISPFVSGLGLCLIASGIKRLHHYWKELLILGLLVLYPVFSGLLKAIDLSTLTAKFSTFMLWAAGFNAYREGTQILMPTGRVEVYGACSGIDSIILMLCISVLFLLIVPLSRVQQTICMLVAIVLGFFINSLRVSILAILVAYSQQNAFDYWHGGDGSFIFSMISVFLFGTFCWWAYVRHLTVTPNSGEPR is encoded by the coding sequence ATGAATTGGCTAAAAACAATACTCCAACCTAACTATTGGTTACTGAGTCTAGCTGCAGCTTTAGTTGCCCTTCATTTAACCTACCTAAGCAAGGCAGATGAGCCTAATTTAATGAGCCTGAGCCTCTTATTTTGGTTGGGAATCGCCTCCTCTATCTGGGATAGGCGCGACAAATTAAATCTAGAAAGTGGAATTTTCTCAACCTTTCTCGGCATATCTTTAATTGCTCTAATTCTGCTGCGAAGTTTGGCGCCGGCAGGATATCATATTCGGATTTCACCGTTTGTCTCAGGCTTGGGTTTGTGTTTGATAGCATCTGGCATCAAGCGATTGCATCACTACTGGAAAGAGCTTCTGATTCTAGGTTTATTAGTTCTCTATCCAGTTTTTTCTGGATTGCTTAAGGCTATCGATTTGTCAACGCTGACGGCTAAATTCTCTACCTTTATGCTTTGGGCGGCTGGATTTAATGCCTATCGAGAAGGCACTCAGATCCTGATGCCGACGGGAAGAGTCGAAGTGTATGGTGCTTGTTCTGGGATAGATAGTATTATTTTGATGTTGTGTATCTCGGTGCTTTTTTTGCTGATAGTGCCTCTAAGCCGAGTCCAGCAAACAATCTGTATGTTAGTAGCCATCGTCTTAGGATTTTTTATTAACAGCTTGCGAGTGTCTATTCTGGCAATCTTGGTGGCTTATTCCCAACAAAACGCTTTCGATTACTGGCATGGCGGTGATGGAAGTTTTATTTTCTCGATGATTTCAGTCTTCTTGTTTGGGACGTTTTGCTGGTGGGCATATGTTCGCCATTTAACAGTTACTCCTAATTCCGGTGAACCTCGATGA
- a CDS encoding NAD(P)/FAD-dependent oxidoreductase, with amino-acid sequence MKEFDVVIVGAGPAGCYCARLLAKSNYQVLLIEQCEHFYQNNFSSAATPLETLEKFNLPQDVVASFWQNLTIVTSKVSQNWESQKTLGAVLDFAKLREFLAKEVERNGGEVWLGHRYLKSWQEAEKTVVSIKPKNSDAIAVSTKVLVDATGYARAVMYEKKRDRPKFLKGTGIEYLIEVSNRDYEKYSNFLVFFMGYKWIPKGYSWIFPMNNNQLKVGSAWLEQPHKFIDRVKPLKEYIYLIFKEYIQLERYKIVDIHGSILEYSIGLNDRYFRDNIIAIGDAVSTVNFLGGEGIRHAMKGAEIANEYIQEYLKGKIENFQGYQKSMHKYFVYKWNISARISRRVYLEYPDEKIDRRVAALKYLSVEDMMEILFNYKFEKVTNLLRHYSTVKIERVLNAIKSAIASLIGAISFSKARE; translated from the coding sequence ATGAAAGAATTTGATGTTGTCATTGTAGGGGCAGGTCCTGCGGGTTGCTACTGCGCGCGATTGTTAGCTAAATCGAATTATCAAGTTTTATTGATAGAGCAATGCGAACATTTCTATCAAAATAATTTTTCTAGCGCGGCTACTCCGTTGGAAACATTAGAAAAATTCAATTTACCTCAAGATGTTGTGGCAAGTTTTTGGCAAAATCTAACGATAGTTACCTCTAAAGTTAGTCAGAATTGGGAATCTCAGAAAACTTTAGGGGCGGTTTTGGATTTTGCCAAACTAAGAGAATTTCTGGCTAAAGAAGTCGAGAGAAATGGAGGAGAAGTTTGGCTGGGTCATCGCTATCTAAAATCTTGGCAAGAAGCTGAAAAAACGGTTGTCTCAATTAAACCTAAAAATAGCGACGCAATCGCCGTTTCGACTAAAGTTCTAGTCGATGCTACCGGTTATGCTAGAGCGGTTATGTATGAGAAAAAGCGCGATCGTCCCAAGTTTCTTAAAGGAACTGGCATAGAGTATTTGATAGAAGTCAGCAATCGCGATTATGAAAAATATTCCAATTTTCTTGTTTTTTTTATGGGTTACAAATGGATTCCTAAGGGGTATTCTTGGATATTTCCCATGAATAATAATCAACTGAAAGTGGGTTCGGCTTGGTTGGAACAACCTCACAAATTTATCGATCGCGTTAAACCTTTAAAAGAATATATTTACTTAATTTTTAAAGAATATATACAACTCGAGCGCTATAAAATTGTTGACATTCATGGTTCTATTCTTGAATATTCCATCGGATTAAACGATCGATACTTCCGAGACAATATCATCGCTATTGGCGATGCAGTTTCTACTGTCAACTTTTTGGGAGGAGAGGGCATCCGACACGCAATGAAAGGGGCAGAAATTGCCAATGAATATATTCAAGAGTATCTAAAAGGCAAGATTGAAAATTTTCAAGGCTATCAAAAATCTATGCATAAATACTTTGTCTATAAATGGAATATCTCCGCTCGGATTAGCCGTCGCGTTTATCTAGAATATCCCGATGAAAAGATCGATCGCAGAGTTGCTGCTTTAAAATATCTTTCAGTAGAAGATATGATGGAGATTTTATTTAATTACAAATTTGAGAAGGTAACCAACTTACTTCGGCATTATTCAACGGTCAAAATAGAAAGAGTGCTAAACGCTATAAAAAGTGCGATCGCCAGTTTGATCGGGGCTATTTCATTCTCGAAAGCCAGAGAATAA
- the mtnA gene encoding S-methyl-5-thioribose-1-phosphate isomerase: protein MTSSNQIYPVLWHHNKVSLIDQTRLPNEYEVVEISRCEDMAQAIRTMIVRGAPAIGVAAAYGMYLGARDIQTSDRDLFLKELESVANLLRQTRPTAVNLFWAISRMLKTAYETIGTVEEIRANLFKTAQEIQSEDLQTCKAIGDNGLAVLPSKPDKLTILTHCNTGSLATAGYGTALGVIRSAWYRGRLARVYADETRPRLQGAKLTAWECVQEGIPVTLITDSMAAHCMKQGLIDAAIVGADRIAANGDTANKIGTYSLAVVAKMHNVPFFVAAPLSTIDFDLPNGDSIPIEERHPSEIYQIGETTICPGGVEFYNPAFDVTNAELITAIITEKGAVKPGELSSILARR from the coding sequence ATGACTTCCTCCAATCAAATTTATCCCGTTCTTTGGCATCACAATAAAGTATCCTTAATCGATCAAACTCGACTTCCCAACGAATATGAAGTTGTGGAAATCAGTCGTTGCGAGGATATGGCGCAGGCAATTAGAACGATGATCGTGCGAGGTGCGCCAGCTATCGGCGTTGCCGCCGCCTATGGGATGTATCTGGGAGCAAGAGACATTCAAACGAGCGATCGCGATTTATTTTTAAAAGAGTTAGAATCAGTCGCCAATCTATTGCGCCAAACTCGTCCTACCGCAGTCAATTTATTTTGGGCAATTTCTCGAATGCTCAAAACTGCCTATGAAACGATTGGTACGGTTGAAGAAATTAGAGCCAATCTCTTCAAAACTGCCCAAGAAATTCAGTCAGAAGATTTACAAACCTGTAAAGCGATCGGCGATAATGGTTTGGCGGTTTTGCCTTCCAAACCCGATAAGCTAACTATCCTCACTCACTGCAATACTGGATCGCTAGCAACGGCTGGATACGGTACGGCTTTGGGAGTCATTCGCTCTGCTTGGTATCGAGGACGGCTGGCAAGAGTCTATGCCGATGAAACTCGTCCTCGCCTCCAGGGAGCCAAATTAACGGCTTGGGAATGCGTCCAAGAAGGTATCCCTGTAACGTTGATTACCGATAGTATGGCGGCTCACTGTATGAAACAAGGACTAATTGATGCGGCAATTGTTGGTGCAGATAGAATCGCCGCCAATGGAGATACTGCTAATAAAATTGGCACTTATTCTTTGGCAGTAGTCGCTAAAATGCATAACGTTCCTTTCTTCGTTGCCGCACCCCTTTCTACTATCGATTTCGACTTGCCAAATGGCGATTCGATTCCGATTGAAGAACGCCATCCCTCAGAAATTTATCAAATTGGAGAAACGACTATTTGTCCTGGTGGAGTAGAGTTTTATAATCCGGCTTTTGATGTTACAAATGCTGAATTAATTACTGCCATTATTACCGAGAAAGGTGCAGTTAAACCCGGTGAATTGTCATCGATACTCGCTCGGCGATAA
- a CDS encoding aminotransferase class V-fold PLP-dependent enzyme: MNNASEPIWLLEPNIHYLNHGSFGATPIAVLNYQQSLRERMEREPVRFLTRELEGLLDEARSQLADFIGTDADDIAFIPNATVGVNTILRSLAFKPDDEILITDRTYNACRNAAEFVAHSTGAKIVVASVPFPLESSQQVVTAILEKVSPKTKLALLDHVTSPTASIFPIETLVKELARRGIDTLVDGAHAPGFVSLDLRSLDVTYYTGNCHKWLCAPKGAAFLYVRKDKQASIRPLAISHGSNSPRTDRSRFRLEFDWTGTDDPTAYLCVPEAIRVMGSLLPGGWSSLRERNRKLVLAARQILCKTLEVAIPCPDEMLGSMASVPLGTVPLSWESLQSKLLEEFKIEVPIVPLSDGSCLVRISAQFYNRLDQYQYLAEVLKRLLG; this comes from the coding sequence ATGAATAACGCATCAGAGCCAATCTGGTTACTAGAGCCAAACATTCATTATCTCAATCATGGTTCTTTTGGAGCCACGCCGATCGCAGTTTTAAACTATCAACAATCTCTCAGAGAACGGATGGAACGCGAACCCGTTCGCTTTCTGACGCGAGAATTAGAAGGATTGCTAGATGAAGCGCGATCGCAATTAGCTGATTTTATTGGGACAGATGCGGATGACATAGCTTTTATTCCTAATGCAACTGTAGGTGTCAATACGATTTTGCGTTCTCTAGCCTTTAAGCCAGACGACGAAATCCTGATTACCGATCGTACTTACAACGCCTGCCGCAATGCCGCAGAGTTCGTCGCTCATAGCACTGGTGCAAAAATAGTTGTTGCATCCGTTCCCTTTCCTTTGGAATCTTCCCAACAGGTAGTAACAGCAATCTTAGAGAAAGTTTCGCCGAAAACTAAACTAGCTTTGCTAGACCACGTTACCAGTCCGACAGCCTCGATCTTTCCTATCGAAACCCTGGTTAAGGAATTAGCTCGCCGAGGGATTGATACCCTAGTCGATGGCGCTCATGCGCCTGGTTTTGTTTCTTTAGACCTACGTTCTCTCGATGTTACCTACTATACAGGAAACTGTCACAAATGGTTGTGCGCTCCCAAGGGTGCAGCGTTCCTCTACGTAAGAAAAGATAAGCAAGCTAGCATTCGCCCTCTAGCGATTAGCCATGGATCGAATTCCCCGCGTACAGATCGTTCTCGCTTTCGCTTAGAATTTGATTGGACGGGAACGGACGATCCGACGGCTTATCTATGCGTTCCAGAAGCTATTCGAGTGATGGGATCGCTCCTGCCGGGAGGATGGTCTTCACTGAGGGAGCGCAATCGAAAGCTCGTACTCGCAGCGAGGCAGATTCTCTGTAAAACGCTTGAAGTGGCAATTCCTTGCCCCGACGAGATGCTCGGTTCGATGGCATCGGTTCCCTTGGGAACAGTTCCTCTGTCTTGGGAGTCATTGCAGTCAAAGTTACTGGAGGAGTTTAAGATCGAAGTGCCGATCGTACCTTTATCTGATGGCTCCTGTCTGGTAAGAATTTCAGCTCAATTCTACAACAGGCTCGACCAATATCAATACTTGGCTGAGGTTTTGAAAAGGCTTCTTGGTTAA
- a CDS encoding cupin domain-containing protein has translation MEYSEIKQNWEKRGFSFGVWSDPPGQIWADYTHDTDELVMLAEGEIELSFGGQILRPRVGEEILIPAREPHTVRNIGQTTNRWYYGYKHKSM, from the coding sequence ATGGAATACTCTGAAATTAAACAAAATTGGGAAAAGCGCGGCTTTAGTTTTGGTGTCTGGAGCGATCCCCCCGGACAAATTTGGGCAGACTATACTCACGATACCGACGAGCTAGTCATGCTCGCAGAAGGAGAAATTGAATTATCTTTCGGCGGTCAAATCCTTCGCCCTCGCGTCGGAGAAGAAATCCTCATTCCTGCCAGAGAACCGCATACCGTCAGAAATATCGGTCAAACAACCAATCGTTGGTACTACGGGTACAAACACAAATCTATGTGA
- a CDS encoding ClpX C4-type zinc finger protein, with protein MSISATTQSIDREKLLYCSFCGKNQEQVRFLIAGSILEQFNYRLHICGECVEIASEIIEQSKQSQRSNTQSDR; from the coding sequence ATGTCTATCTCGGCTACCACACAGAGTATCGATCGGGAAAAACTTTTATACTGCTCCTTTTGTGGTAAAAATCAAGAGCAAGTGCGATTTCTGATTGCTGGATCGATACTAGAACAATTCAATTACAGACTCCATATCTGCGGTGAATGTGTTGAAATAGCCAGTGAAATTATCGAACAGTCGAAGCAGTCGCAGCGAAGCAATACCCAGAGCGATCGCTAA
- a CDS encoding cyclic nucleotide-binding domain-containing protein produces the protein MLEPARTVAIFQSSSPVTFVAGEIIFSQGEPGNTIMYGIIEGEIEILVDDKIVETLAAGDVFGEGSLLRPDRLRASSAIAKSDCKLAFLDRERFLFAAQETPLFALEVMKSYSDRLRRLSQRFVTECG, from the coding sequence ATGTTGGAACCAGCGAGAACGGTAGCAATTTTTCAATCTTCCTCTCCTGTAACCTTTGTGGCTGGTGAGATTATCTTTTCCCAAGGAGAGCCAGGTAATACTATAATGTATGGCATCATCGAAGGTGAGATTGAGATATTAGTCGATGACAAGATAGTAGAAACGCTCGCAGCAGGCGATGTTTTTGGCGAAGGATCGTTACTTCGTCCCGACCGTCTGAGAGCTTCGAGTGCGATCGCAAAAAGTGACTGTAAACTGGCATTCCTAGATCGAGAAAGGTTTCTGTTTGCCGCTCAGGAAACACCCCTGTTTGCCCTAGAAGTGATGAAAAGCTATTCAGATCGTCTTCGCCGACTATCGCAGCGATTCGTTACCGAATGCGGTTGA
- a CDS encoding trans-splicing intein-formed DNA polymerase III subunit alpha C-terminal partner DnaE-C — MVKILSRKSLGIQSVYDIGVEKDHNFLLANGLVASNCFNKSHSTAYAYITYQTAYLKANYPVEYMAALLTASSDSQEKVEKYRENCQKMGINVLPPDINRSHKDFTPCGEQILFGLSAVKGLGEKAIENIIQARKEAGGKFTSLADFCSHIDLQIVKKNAIETLILGGAFDKIQPNRNQLMHDLELVINWAQKRAREKESGQMNLFDIMGGGSLEKNSQDTSFEQAPSASPVEDFSLKEKLEKEKATLGFYVSEHPLKAVQKTTQILSPINLNEFEQKVKKRVSAVVIVNAVKRITTKQGKSMAFLGIEDISGQAEAVVFADAYEKIQKYLIEDSHLILWGKVDRREDKLQLIVEDAEPIETIKMVMVRLSLQEATDLITQQNLKVILQEQSADKNQAKVPVIGIIGSGQHRQFVRFGQNYWVQNEYRAVDVLIKAGFSAYTEPLIPTSS, encoded by the coding sequence ATGGTCAAAATTCTCAGTCGAAAATCGCTAGGAATTCAATCTGTCTACGATATTGGTGTAGAAAAAGACCATAATTTTCTTTTAGCAAATGGGTTAGTAGCTTCCAATTGTTTCAATAAATCCCATTCGACTGCTTATGCTTACATCACTTATCAAACTGCCTACTTAAAAGCCAATTATCCTGTCGAATATATGGCGGCTTTACTCACTGCTAGCAGCGACAGCCAAGAAAAAGTTGAAAAATATCGGGAAAATTGCCAGAAAATGGGCATTAATGTTTTGCCGCCCGATATCAATCGATCGCACAAAGATTTTACTCCCTGCGGCGAACAAATTTTATTTGGACTTTCTGCTGTAAAAGGATTAGGAGAAAAAGCCATAGAAAATATTATTCAAGCCAGAAAAGAAGCAGGTGGCAAGTTTACATCTTTAGCAGATTTTTGTTCTCATATCGACTTACAAATCGTGAAAAAAAATGCTATAGAAACATTGATTTTAGGAGGAGCCTTTGACAAAATTCAACCGAACCGCAATCAACTAATGCACGATTTAGAATTAGTTATTAACTGGGCGCAAAAACGTGCTAGAGAAAAAGAAAGCGGTCAGATGAATTTATTTGATATAATGGGGGGCGGCAGTTTAGAAAAAAACTCTCAAGATACGAGTTTTGAACAAGCGCCTAGTGCTTCACCTGTAGAAGATTTTTCCTTAAAAGAGAAACTAGAAAAAGAAAAAGCTACTTTGGGCTTCTATGTTTCCGAACATCCGCTAAAAGCTGTTCAAAAAACTACTCAAATTCTTTCTCCTATCAACCTAAATGAATTTGAACAAAAAGTTAAGAAAAGAGTCAGTGCCGTTGTGATAGTAAATGCCGTCAAAAGAATTACAACCAAGCAAGGTAAATCGATGGCATTTCTAGGAATAGAAGATATTTCTGGGCAAGCAGAAGCCGTTGTCTTTGCCGATGCCTATGAGAAAATTCAGAAATACTTAATTGAAGATTCTCATCTAATTCTCTGGGGAAAAGTCGATCGCAGAGAAGACAAACTACAGCTAATTGTCGAAGATGCCGAACCGATAGAAACCATAAAAATGGTTATGGTCAGACTATCTCTCCAGGAAGCCACTGACTTAATTACTCAACAAAATCTTAAAGTCATTTTGCAAGAACAATCGGCAGACAAAAACCAAGCTAAAGTTCCTGTCATTGGCATTATTGGCAGCGGACAACATCGTCAATTTGTTCGCTTCGGGCAGAATTATTGGGTACAGAATGAATATAGAGCCGTTGATGTTTTAATTAAAGCTGGATTTTCTGCTTATACCGAGCCTCTCATTCCAACTTCTTCGTAA
- a CDS encoding alpha/beta hydrolase produces MSLEAISIPPASGNRPTHLFIALHGWGADARDLAPLASMFNLPDYQFLFPNAPFPHPQVPGGKAWYALETEDYAGILESRQMLFDWLVSLESETGVPLERTILSGFSQGGAMILDIGLNLPVAGLCSMSGYLHAKPQASNSPLPPILIVHGRQDPVVPVQAARQARDELTAIGATVEYHEFDMGHEIRPAVLDLLQQFILARQ; encoded by the coding sequence CTGTCTCTGGAAGCCATTTCAATTCCCCCTGCTAGTGGAAATCGGCCCACCCACCTATTTATTGCCCTACATGGCTGGGGAGCCGATGCTAGGGATTTAGCCCCTCTAGCATCGATGTTTAATTTGCCCGATTATCAATTTCTTTTTCCCAATGCGCCTTTTCCCCATCCTCAAGTACCGGGGGGAAAGGCTTGGTATGCGCTAGAAACTGAGGACTATGCGGGTATATTAGAAAGTCGGCAAATGCTGTTCGACTGGCTTGTATCCCTAGAAAGTGAGACGGGCGTTCCTCTAGAACGCACGATTTTGAGTGGCTTTTCTCAAGGAGGCGCAATGATATTAGATATAGGATTGAACTTGCCCGTAGCGGGTTTGTGCAGCATGAGCGGTTATTTACATGCCAAGCCACAAGCTAGCAATTCTCCCTTGCCTCCAATCTTAATCGTTCATGGCAGACAAGACCCAGTCGTTCCCGTTCAAGCCGCCCGACAGGCAAGGGATGAGCTAACCGCCATAGGCGCAACGGTTGAGTATCACGAATTCGACATGGGACACGAAATTCGACCAGCCGTCTTAGATCTTCTACAACAATTTATTTTGGCGAGGCAATAA
- a CDS encoding efflux RND transporter periplasmic adaptor subunit, with protein sequence MAVHQANIDRIKAELHNAKIECWRYQKLYQDGVLSASERDNTCLKQDTLQDQLEEAQATRNRTEKTLLKQLSKAQATLEEIAEVRPVDVGVAVAELEEAQAAMKQAQANLNAAYIRAPENGQILKIHTRPGEAIADQGIVAIGKTDQMYAIAEVYETDISKIRVGQKAKITSFGFLGELSGRVDEIGLQIGKKDVLSTDPTADVDSRVVEVKIRLDSTASQKVAGLTNLQVNVVIALNEGENRASLLPRQNKLL encoded by the coding sequence ATAGCCGTTCATCAAGCTAACATCGATCGCATTAAAGCTGAATTACACAATGCTAAAATCGAATGTTGGCGCTACCAAAAGTTATATCAAGATGGCGTGCTTTCGGCTTCCGAACGCGACAATACCTGTTTGAAACAAGACACCCTTCAAGACCAGTTAGAGGAAGCCCAAGCCACTCGCAACCGAACCGAGAAAACCCTTCTCAAGCAGCTTTCCAAAGCCCAAGCTACCTTAGAGGAAATCGCCGAAGTCCGACCCGTCGATGTAGGGGTTGCAGTTGCCGAACTCGAAGAAGCTCAGGCAGCCATGAAACAAGCCCAGGCTAATCTGAATGCAGCTTACATCCGCGCTCCCGAAAACGGTCAAATTCTCAAAATTCATACTCGACCGGGAGAAGCGATCGCAGACCAAGGGATTGTGGCAATTGGAAAAACCGATCAGATGTACGCGATCGCAGAAGTCTACGAAACCGATATTAGCAAAATCCGCGTCGGTCAAAAAGCCAAGATTACCAGCTTCGGATTTCTCGGAGAGTTGTCGGGTAGGGTCGATGAAATTGGTTTGCAAATTGGCAAAAAAGATGTTCTCAGTACCGATCCAACTGCCGATGTTGACTCCAGAGTCGTCGAAGTGAAAATCCGCCTCGATTCGACCGCTAGCCAGAAAGTTGCCGGGTTGACCAACTTACAGGTTAATGTCGTCATCGCTCTCAACGAAGGCGAAAACCGGGCAAGTTTATTGCCTCGCCAAAATAAATTGTTGTAG
- a CDS encoding biotin/lipoyl-binding protein: MVASETLALLTETPLFKPRSARRIVLGITTVAAIASSTLVFVVARHLLSAQVTKSSSPSKTLVAVKRSSVDAVAAQGRLEPQGEVINLSAPNSSESVRVDRMLVKVGDKVKAGETIAILDNRDRLEAALKRSRTQVRVARARLAKIQAGAKKGAIEAQKANINGIEAELQGQINSRSSS, translated from the coding sequence TTGGTCGCGAGCGAGACGCTCGCACTCCTGACGGAAACGCCTTTATTCAAACCTAGAAGTGCGCGAAGAATAGTTTTAGGAATTACAACTGTAGCTGCGATCGCATCTTCAACGCTCGTTTTTGTCGTTGCTCGCCATCTCCTCTCCGCTCAGGTAACTAAGTCCAGTTCGCCTTCTAAAACGCTCGTTGCGGTTAAGCGATCGTCCGTTGATGCTGTTGCCGCCCAAGGACGTTTGGAACCTCAAGGAGAAGTTATTAACTTGTCTGCCCCTAACTCGTCGGAAAGCGTGCGAGTCGATCGGATGTTAGTCAAAGTAGGAGATAAAGTTAAAGCTGGAGAGACGATCGCCATTCTCGACAACCGCGATCGCCTCGAAGCCGCTCTCAAACGAAGCCGAACCCAAGTCAGAGTCGCTCGAGCTCGTCTGGCGAAAATCCAAGCAGGTGCAAAAAAAGGCGCGATCGAGGCTCAAAAAGCCAATATTAATGGCATAGAAGCCGAACTGCAAGGGCAAATAAATAGCCGTTCATCAAGCTAA